Proteins encoded in a region of the Chiloscyllium punctatum isolate Juve2018m chromosome 16, sChiPun1.3, whole genome shotgun sequence genome:
- the LOC140487181 gene encoding uncharacterized protein: protein MEGKSTNYCGEKTCTCSAFGAGFRQSSGLAEHKCSHIGEKPWKCGDCEKNFKSPSDLERHRRSHTGERPFPCSKCGKGFIQLSHLLKHQQIHIGEIALECPNCGKCFTRSKELMSHQRVHTDQRPFKCSHCGTAFRYSSRLIVHQRVHTGERPYVCSECGKGFTRSSSLLTHKRVHTVDVRFKCPDCQNCFESSRELMSHQCVHTEERLFRCSQCGSGFRHSSRLIVHQQIHTGERPFTCSECGKGFSQSRYLLRHQRIHTEDRPFSCSECEMRFTDSSALLRHQQVHTGERPFTCSECGKGFILSSHLLIHQRVHTGERPFKCPDCGKCYKTSWELMTHQRIHTGERPFRCSHCGTGFKRSSQLTVHQRVHTGEKPFTCSECGKGFAHSSNLMRHQRVHK, encoded by the coding sequence ATGGAAGGTAAAAGCACCAATTACTGTGGGGAGAAAACATGCACATGTTCTGCGTTTGGAGCAGGATTCAGACAATCATCTGGACTCGCAGAACATAAATGCAGTCACATTGGAGAGAAACCATGGAAATGTGGAGACTGTGAGAAAAATTTCAAATCCCCCTCTGATCTGGAAAGACATCGGCgaagtcacaccggggagagaccattcccctGTTCCAAATGTGGAAAGGGATTCATTCAGTTATCCCACCTTCTGAAACACCAGCAAATTCATATTGGGGAGATTGCACTTGAATGTCCAAACTGTGGGAAATGCTTTACACGTTCCAAGGAACTAATGTCtcatcaacgtgttcacactgaCCAGAGACCATTCAAGTGCTCTCACTGTGGGACTGCGTTCAGATACTCCTCTCGACTCATTGTACACCAGAGAGTGCATACTGGAGAAAGACCATATGTCTGttccgagtgtgggaaggggttcactCGATCATCCAGCTTACTTACACACAAGCGAGTTCACACTGTGGATGTACGTTTTAAATGCCCAGACTGTCAGAATTGCTTTGAAAGTTCCAGAGAGCTGATGTCCCATCAATGTgttcacactgaggagagacTATTCAGATGCTCTCAGTGTGGGAGCGGCTTCAGGCACTCATCTCGACTCATTGTACACCAGCAAATTCACACTGGcgagagaccgttcacctgctctgagtgtgggaagggattcagtcaGTCACGTTATCTGTTGAGACACCAGCGAATTCACACTGAGGATAGACCATTCTCCTGCTCTGAGTGTGAAATGAGATTCACTGATTCATCTGCTCTACTGAGACACCAGCAAGTTCACACTGGGGAaagaccattcacctgctctgagtgtgggaaaggattcatttTGTCATCCCACCTGTTAatacaccagcgagttcacactggagagagaccTTTCAAATGCCCAGACTGTGGGAAGTGCTATAAAACTTCCTGGGAATTGATGACCCATCAACGAATTCACACTGGTGAGAGACCATTCAGGTGCTCTCACTGTGGCACTGGATTCAAGCGATCATCTCAACTCACTGTCCACCAGCGAGTTCATactggggagaagccattcacctgttctgagtgtgggaaaggatttgCTCACTCATCCAATCTGATGAGACACCAACGAGTTCACAAGTAA